The DNA sequence ctttcatttgtgaTCCGTCTGTATATAAAACCTCTGTATCcttctctgtccatccatcctgCAGGAGAAGCTCCTGGGCCTGATGTCCCTACCGACGAAGGACAAGTATGAACAgctgaaggagaagaggagacaagAGCAGGAGAAGAGGGTGGCCCAGGAGAGACTGGTGAGTCCTTTGGTTTCAATCGAAGACCCAACCTTAATTCTCCACAGAGGATCTGCTAAGCTTACCATACCAGAAAAAGCAACCGCTTTTACCAGCATTAAAAAGCAAAGTTACCTCTTAAAAGCGTGCCTCCCCGTTATCCTGCCAGGCTGCCCAGGAGGCTCAGAAGCGGAGGCAGGATTCGGAGAAAAAACGCCCAGCCGCAAACACCAACGGGGAGACTCCCCTGGCTCCCAGGCCCCCCCGCATGACCAAGGCCGGGGGCTGGCTACCATCCGCCGACACCCTCCACACACGCGGGGAGCTTGAGGACCCCCTGCTGCAGCAGATTGACAACATCCAGTCGTTCCTGCGGCAGGCCAAGGCAGCCCGGAGGCATGACGAAGTGGCCATGTTGGAGGAGAATCTCAGACAGCTGCAAGTGAGGACTCTACATTATAACACACGTATCACAGCGGCCATTATGGATTATCAACCGGGTGGCTCGAATACCGTTTCCTGATTGGCTGTTAACTGTGGTACATGAGACCCTATACCATTGCGTCACTTTATACTGCTCTAATTTctttggtaactggtttataaaagCAACAGGGcttctctggggtttgtggtacATTGCCAGTATAACAGCTAAGCGCTGTGTCCAGGCTGAGAACAGTTctaagccatggtatattggacCTTGCTTAATTATAGCAGGGGTTAGCAATGCAGAGGGCATGCCCCCAATAACAGTCCTTGATTTACAGTCCTagactcctccctccccccaaaaTTGCAGGGTGTCATTTGTCAAATTTATTTTCCCCAGGATGAGTATGACCAGCAGCAGACCAGTCTGGCCATTGCTCTGTCCCAGAGGATGGCCCAGGAAGAGACCCTTCAGCAGGACCAGCTGCTGCGCCTGGAAGACCGGGAGATgctggagagggagaacagggCCCTGGGGTCCCAGGCTACGTACACCTGGCAGGGCTCACTGAATGTAACCAAGAGCCTCCAACCAGAGGACGACCAggcagaggaggaagaagagttgaCCCCTAAGGCTGAGAGGAGCCCCCTGTCCACGAGGGCATTCCCCAACCTGACCGACCAGAATGAGGAGTCGCCGCCGCGCCTGAGGAGGCTAGGGGGAGAAGTAACGCCCCCTGGCGGCGAGGAACAGAACAGCGCCTCCCACAACCCCTTTGAGGAGGAAGACTCCACCCCAGCAGAGGAGGATCCGTCCAACCCATTCTTCGAGGAGCTCCGTAAGGAGCACAGGGACGTGGCTAACGGGAAGAAGGCGTACAACCCGTTTGAGGATGAAGAGGGGGGCGCGGAGGATCAGCAGGGGGAGGCCGCAGGCAACCCATTCGAAGGGGCCAACAACGAAGATGTCCCTTTCAAAAAGTCCCCCCGGTTTAACCCCCCGGGAGCCTCAAACAACCCCttcgaggaggatgaggaggcgATGCCGGATGTGGATGTGATCGAGGAGGACCTGCTGCTGCAGCAGATCGATAACATACGGGCCTACATATTTGACGCCAAGCTAAACCGGAGGCTGGACGAGGTAGAGCTGCTGTCGGAGAATCTGAGGGAGTTACAGCGCACCCTGCAGGAACAGAAGAGCAAGACCCACTGACGGGACACCTTTTTCCTCAACGTCAGTGCCACCACATATGTCCAGCTGAGCGGGCCAACCAGGGTTTAAAGGCTATTGCCGAGACGCTACCATAGTTCCCTTATCAGACCAGCAATCAAGTTGATTCTGGGTCCAGTGAAGGGACCATCTCGATAGTCTGCGCTTCCTCTACATGTCCTGTCTGATGTGATCACCTAGCATTAGTTCCTTGCCGATCGGTTCAGATCTCTGTGTCAGTTAAGTGCAGATCAAGCCAAGGAAGCCACTCAAGACTTGAGGTTGTCATTGGGGTCGGGCAGCCTGACAGTGGACGGGTGTCTACCGCAAGATGCTTTTAGGTGTTTCCCTCGCTCCCGTACTTACTAATAACACTTACTTTATCAAGGTGTCCTTTTGGAGCCCAGGGCTATggattttattgtatttctatgGTAAGAAGCACAAAGGACATAGTATAAAAATTGTAGTCATCCGTTATAGACATTTGTCCGTAGTCAGCCACAGGAGGAAGCTTATTTGGGTATCAAAGGCAAGACATTGATCCGGAGTACTGCAACTGAATAGATACCTTATGTGGAATCAGGGTTGCATTCGAGATCATTGGTTTGGGAATGATTTGGTGTTCATCAATGACATTGACTCTAAATAGTTTACAATGAAAGCTTTGTCATCATGTGCCTCCTCTGCACTTTAAGCGCACCCCTGATTACTAAGCATAACTAACCAGTAACTGAAGCATTTTGGCTGTCAGATCTTCACATGCAGTTTTGGAGTGGAAGCCCATTGCGTTTAAATTTTAACTACGCCCTGTACAGCTGTACTTCCACGACGCAGAATGAACAGAGCCCTGTGTTTGAGTCGTCATTCCTCGGGGTCCAGTGACGGCCAGGAAGAGAATTTCAATTAACAAAACATTAAGCCATGATGAGCAAATGCAACAAAACCTTCTTTGCTTTAAAATTCTTTCAGTTTCTGTAAGCTTGTTTTGTGCGTTCACCGTCAGAGTTGATCAAGTGCAGGTTAGATGCATTTGCTTTCAGCACTAGTGATGTACGTGTTTAGGATCCCTGGGGCACTTCAGCATAGTTGTCCAAGTAGGTTTTCAATGCTGATATGGTCAGAGGCTTCGGTTCAGCCCAAAAGTGGGTTACTGGCAGTGCAGATTTTGAAGGCCAT is a window from the Esox lucius isolate fEsoLuc1 chromosome 12, fEsoLuc1.pri, whole genome shotgun sequence genome containing:
- the LOC105024944 gene encoding rabenosyn-5, whose product is MASSYPPPFEGTGEVKEGFLCPLCLKDLQSFYQLQEHYEEEHSGDDRHVRGQLKNLVQKAKKAKDKLLKRDGEDKPDTGSYESFYYGGVDPYMWEPQELGATRSHLDLFKKHRAARIDHYVIEINKLIIRLEKLTSFDRMNIDAGKIRAIEKSVVSWVNDSDVPFCPDCGNKFNLRNRRHHCRLCGSIMCRKCMEFVPLALAYKLTSGTREALSVPGSPGQSRSPPAGGGGMGSRRGSLSSLSSVTSMLEEKDDERIRCCRHCMDTLTKRQEKLEEKDHVPDIVKLYERLRLCMDKVDERAPEYIRMAESLNAGETTYNLDTAGGLRMEVQKYYELIDALSKRILTLGAKEEPPPHPKSLQLQRMVRYTATLFVQEKLLGLMSLPTKDKYEQLKEKRRQEQEKRVAQERLAAQEAQKRRQDSEKKRPAANTNGETPLAPRPPRMTKAGGWLPSADTLHTRGELEDPLLQQIDNIQSFLRQAKAARRHDEVAMLEENLRQLQDEYDQQQTSLAIALSQRMAQEETLQQDQLLRLEDREMLERENRALGSQATYTWQGSLNVTKSLQPEDDQAEEEEELTPKAERSPLSTRAFPNLTDQNEESPPRLRRLGGEVTPPGGEEQNSASHNPFEEEDSTPAEEDPSNPFFEELRKEHRDVANGKKAYNPFEDEEGGAEDQQGEAAGNPFEGANNEDVPFKKSPRFNPPGASNNPFEEDEEAMPDVDVIEEDLLLQQIDNIRAYIFDAKLNRRLDEVELLSENLRELQRTLQEQKSKTH